One Faecalispora anaeroviscerum genomic window carries:
- a CDS encoding DUF1836 domain-containing protein: MNNACEKIQGWVQQVQEHRTADWDSLPEIYLYMDQVINYMERQLHLFGRDDESVLLTPSMINNYVKDRVLPRPDKKKYSREHLAMLTVVCLLKQVLSIQDLSSVLNSGSGEAYQKEIYESFRTAQERELAGVCERVGQAAEQGEEELRTLACALAVEASARRTAAERILSELAHSKKETEEKLS; this comes from the coding sequence ATGAACAATGCATGTGAAAAAATACAGGGTTGGGTACAGCAGGTGCAGGAGCACCGTACTGCTGATTGGGATTCCCTGCCGGAAATTTACCTATATATGGATCAGGTCATTAATTATATGGAGCGCCAGCTGCACCTGTTTGGGCGGGACGACGAAAGTGTGCTGCTGACCCCCAGTATGATCAACAATTATGTAAAAGACCGGGTTCTGCCGCGCCCGGATAAGAAAAAGTATAGCCGCGAGCATCTGGCCATGCTGACAGTGGTCTGCCTGTTAAAGCAGGTGCTGTCTATTCAGGACCTTTCCTCCGTGCTGAATTCCGGTTCGGGCGAGGCCTACCAGAAAGAAATTTATGAGAGCTTCCGAACCGCGCAGGAACGGGAGCTGGCCGGCGTTTGCGAGCGGGTAGGGCAGGCGGCCGAACAAGGGGAAGAGGAGCTGCGTACTTTGGCCTGCGCTCTGGCTGTTGAGGCCTCCGCCCGGCGAACCGCCGCGGAACGAATTTTAAGTGAGCTTGCCCACTCCAAAAAGGAAACGGAGGAGAAACTGTCTTGA
- a CDS encoding AraC family transcriptional regulator: MENEKFKHSFRTPFQNSLGLAVYRSGLQRCAPDHSWGPGIRDHYLIHYILSGKGTFDSGKRKYTLSAGDGFLVVPGAISSYQADHNEPWEYCWVGFNGADASRLVKETGLSEESPLFHYDTDDAIESMLNDIYTATGPNPSNEAVMTAALLRFLAALMVLHGDHNCRKDTGYAYVQRSIQFIDFNYSREDLDITQIAANAGISRSHLYRLFLQHTDMTPNEYLTKYRINKAADLLKNENLSVGEAAYSSGFSDQLYFSRVFRKLKGIPPSKFAQSARKAEKE; encoded by the coding sequence GTGGAAAATGAAAAGTTCAAACATTCTTTCCGAACCCCTTTTCAGAATAGCCTGGGTCTGGCTGTCTACCGCTCCGGGTTGCAGCGCTGTGCTCCCGATCATTCCTGGGGGCCGGGAATCCGCGATCATTATCTGATTCATTATATCCTCTCCGGAAAAGGAACGTTTGACAGCGGGAAAAGAAAATACACGCTTTCCGCCGGGGATGGTTTTCTCGTGGTTCCGGGGGCAATCTCCTCTTATCAGGCTGATCACAATGAGCCGTGGGAATACTGCTGGGTGGGCTTCAACGGCGCGGATGCCAGCCGGCTTGTTAAGGAAACCGGGCTTTCGGAGGAATCGCCGCTGTTTCACTACGATACAGATGACGCCATAGAGAGCATGCTGAACGATATTTACACCGCAACGGGGCCGAATCCCAGCAACGAGGCCGTAATGACTGCTGCGCTGCTGCGCTTTCTCGCTGCGCTGATGGTGCTGCACGGCGACCACAACTGCCGCAAAGATACCGGCTATGCCTATGTGCAGCGTTCGATCCAGTTTATCGATTTCAACTATTCCCGCGAGGATTTGGATATTACGCAGATTGCAGCCAACGCCGGGATCAGCCGCAGTCACCTGTACCGGCTTTTTTTGCAGCATACGGATATGACTCCGAACGAATATCTGACCAAATACCGTATCAATAAAGCGGCCGATCTGCTGAAAAACGAGAATCTTTCGGTCGGTGAGGCGGCCTATTCCTCTGGCTTTTCCGATCAGCTGTATTTTTCGCGGGTGTTCCGAAAGCTGAAAGGAATTCCTCCCAGCAAATTTGCGCAATCTGCACGCAAGGCGGAAAAGGAGTAA
- a CDS encoding ATP-dependent helicase, with the protein MSIQNKELLAQNFSKMNPRQQEAIRHKDGPLLILAGAGSGKTTVLVNRVAHLIHEGCDPYRIMTITFTNKAAGELKDRLVAMLGEQGTQVWASTFHSTCARMLRRDADRLGYTPHFTIYDTDDSRRVMKDCLKSLQIDEKELPVKSVLGEIGHAKDSLVDADEYAGRAGDDFRLKRIAEAYHMYQNRLKTSDAMDFDDLIFNTVELFRTCPDVLEYYQNRFHYYMVDEYQDTNHAQYLFVSLLAKKNQNLCVVGDDDQSIYKFRGATIENILSFENTFPGAKVIRLEQNYRSTKNILDAANAVIENNTQRKGKSLWTENPQGCPLYLHTSFSEQDEADYVATHILDGVAKGRKYSDFAVLYRMNSQSNTLEKMMVKSGIPYRIVGGVRFYDRKEIRDMLAYLSVINNPADEIRLRRIINQPKRSIGEKTIAQAVDISRENGMLLFDVINSAEDFEPLRRSAAKLQAFAKLVQELTEASTNPDVSLNDLYQLILEKTDYIASLKAEEDDAQDRVDNINELSSSLIKYQEENPEASLSGFLEEVSLFTDIDQLDSNTEQVVLMTMHSAKGLEFPVVFLPGLEDGLFPGMQAIYNPSEIEEERRLAYVAITRAREELHLTNAESRMIFGSTSRNKPSRFLNEIPEELVERTRSRSWKKPEPGTDLPTSAYEARTVSIHAARQFGPVDIPPHKSAQSYQPGDRVEHKTFGAGKILSVTPMGNDNLLEIEFQQVGTKKLMSNFARLAKL; encoded by the coding sequence ATGTCCATACAGAATAAAGAGCTGCTTGCGCAGAATTTTTCTAAGATGAACCCCAGACAACAGGAGGCCATCCGGCACAAAGATGGACCTCTTTTGATTTTGGCGGGAGCGGGCAGCGGAAAAACGACCGTTCTGGTCAACCGGGTCGCTCACCTGATCCATGAGGGATGTGATCCTTACCGGATCATGACGATCACCTTTACGAATAAAGCGGCGGGCGAGCTGAAAGACCGCCTTGTTGCCATGCTTGGGGAGCAGGGCACACAGGTGTGGGCCTCTACGTTCCATTCCACCTGCGCGCGCATGCTGCGCCGGGATGCGGACAGGTTGGGGTATACCCCCCACTTCACCATTTACGATACCGACGATTCCCGCCGGGTGATGAAGGACTGCCTGAAATCGCTGCAGATCGACGAAAAGGAACTGCCGGTCAAATCTGTTTTGGGTGAAATCGGGCACGCAAAGGATTCTCTGGTAGACGCGGATGAATACGCCGGCCGGGCCGGGGACGATTTTCGCCTCAAGCGGATTGCAGAAGCGTACCATATGTACCAGAATCGCCTGAAAACCTCCGACGCAATGGACTTTGACGACCTGATCTTCAACACGGTTGAGCTGTTCCGTACCTGTCCGGATGTGCTGGAATACTACCAGAACCGCTTTCATTATTATATGGTGGATGAGTACCAGGATACCAACCACGCCCAGTATCTATTTGTGTCGCTGTTGGCGAAGAAAAATCAAAATCTATGCGTTGTCGGCGATGACGACCAGAGCATTTACAAATTCCGCGGTGCGACCATTGAAAATATCCTGAGCTTTGAAAACACCTTCCCGGGTGCCAAGGTGATTCGTCTGGAACAGAACTACCGCTCTACCAAAAATATTCTGGATGCGGCCAACGCGGTGATTGAAAACAACACCCAGCGTAAGGGAAAATCGCTGTGGACCGAGAATCCCCAGGGCTGTCCTTTGTATCTGCACACCTCGTTCAGCGAGCAGGATGAAGCGGATTACGTTGCGACGCATATTCTGGATGGTGTGGCAAAGGGACGCAAATATTCCGACTTTGCCGTTCTGTATCGAATGAACTCTCAGTCGAACACCCTCGAAAAAATGATGGTAAAATCGGGTATTCCCTACCGGATTGTCGGTGGCGTTCGCTTTTACGACCGCAAGGAAATCCGTGACATGCTGGCATATTTGAGCGTAATCAACAACCCCGCGGATGAAATCCGTCTGCGACGCATCATCAATCAGCCCAAGCGCTCCATCGGTGAAAAGACAATCGCACAGGCGGTGGACATTTCGCGTGAAAACGGTATGCTTTTGTTCGACGTTATCAACAGCGCTGAGGATTTTGAGCCTCTGCGGCGTTCTGCGGCAAAGCTGCAGGCCTTCGCCAAGCTGGTTCAGGAGCTGACCGAAGCTTCCACCAATCCCGACGTCTCTTTAAATGACCTGTACCAGTTGATTCTGGAGAAAACCGATTACATCGCCTCCCTGAAGGCGGAAGAGGACGACGCGCAGGACCGCGTGGATAACATCAACGAGCTTTCTTCGAGCCTCATTAAATATCAGGAAGAAAACCCCGAGGCCTCTCTCTCCGGATTCCTGGAAGAGGTTTCTTTGTTTACCGATATCGACCAATTGGATTCGAACACCGAACAAGTGGTTTTAATGACGATGCACTCCGCCAAGGGCCTGGAATTCCCAGTCGTATTCCTGCCCGGCCTGGAGGATGGCCTCTTCCCCGGCATGCAGGCGATCTACAATCCCTCTGAAATTGAAGAGGAACGCAGACTGGCCTATGTTGCCATCACCCGCGCCCGTGAGGAGCTGCACCTGACGAACGCGGAAAGCCGCATGATCTTCGGCTCCACTTCGCGCAATAAGCCGTCACGCTTTTTAAATGAGATTCCGGAGGAGCTTGTGGAACGCACTCGTTCCAGATCGTGGAAAAAGCCCGAGCCGGGTACAGATCTGCCTACTTCGGCCTACGAAGCCCGTACCGTTTCCATTCATGCAGCGCGCCAGTTTGGCCCGGTAGACATTCCCCCGCATAAATCCGCCCAGAGTTATCAGCCGGGCGACCGGGTCGAGCATAAGACCTTCGGAGCCGGAAAGATTCTCTCCGTTACGCCTATGGGCAACGACAATCTGCTTGAGATTGAGTTTCAACAGGTCGGCACCAAAAAGCTGATGTCTAATTTTGCCCGCCTGGCAAAGCTGTAA